The genome window ATGACTGGTTTTTGAAAAATCAATCCCGACCGACTTCACCTGCCGAAGCGTTGCATCCAGCAGTATCAAATTCCGCGATGTGAGGGCCATCACCGAAACGCCACGCTTCTGGAGGTTTGCAATGACTTTCGGCGCAATCTCTTCAATCAGCCTAACATCCGTGCGATCAATCGCTCCCCAGCTGCGTTTCAGGATTTCATCTTGCCGATCCGGGTATTTTTTGAGCATGTCGTTGAACCAGTTCGCATGCCCAACCATATCGGTTGATTCAAAAAGGGTGTTATCCAAATCAAAAAGCACGAGAGTATCTGGAACAATCCAGTTTTCAAGTTCTTTGATGCTGCTAATTTCATGGATCTCAGGTTCAGAAACCGGTTTTTTCACCTGAAGAGTGGCGCAAGAACCCGCGAACAGCAGCAAAAAAAGAAGTGCGCTCATGTGGAGCTGGCAGCTATCATGTCAATTTAAATTTGTAAAGAGCATCCTGCGGGCTGAAAAAAGAACGGATGAATCGATATCTTAACCCATGTCCCGCTTAGCACCAAACGCATCGATCCTTTTCTTCCCCGTGAGGGGTTTAGGTGCCACAGCCAAGCCCACCCCATTTTACCCAGCCCAGCGTCTGTTGCTTTCAGCAACCTCCTCTGGCTGGGCTGTGGCACCTAAACCCCTCACGGGGCCTTATCATCTGTGATAGCTTGCGAAGGTGAAGATTTTTGGAGCTAAAGATCTTTTTCATCAAAAGAAATACGATGTTTTGCTAGAAGCACTCTCAGCTCATCCTTAGGCTTTATGTTACGATGGTGCTCTTTTTGTTTTTGAATATATTGACGAACCACTGTCAGTTGAGATTGGCTAACGGAAAACACACCATAACCTTGCTGCCAGGCAAAGGTCGCAAAATCCGCCCGCTTGGTCTTGAACCATTTGGAGGAATTTGACTTCAACTTTTCTGCCATCGTCGCGGCGGCCATGGTTCTGGGCAGGCCTAAAAGAATATGAACATGATCTTCAATGCCTCCGATTTCATAGACATTCGCCCCCTCTCCATGAGCGATCGCTGCAAGATAGGCGTACAAATCATTTCTAATCAATTCCACAATAAAACCGTGCCTATTTTTGGTTGAAAAAACAAAATGCACCAAGATGCAAGCGTGTGATTGTCCCATCCCATACTCCCGAGTAGAGTTATCGGAGCTGCAAAGGTTTTGGTGTTCCTCCATGACGTTTGAGCCGTAATCGATCCCGTTTAATCAATATCTCGATGCAGTTGCCGCATGCCATCGAATCGACCTTTTCTTCCCCGTGAGGGGTTTAGGTGCCACAGCCCAGCCAGAGGAGGTTGCTGAAAGCAACAGACGCTGGGCTGGGTAAAATGGGGT of Myxococcaceae bacterium contains these proteins:
- the tnpA gene encoding IS200/IS605 family transposase, which gives rise to MHFVFSTKNRHGFIVELIRNDLYAYLAAIAHGEGANVYEIGGIEDHVHILLGLPRTMAAATMAEKLKSNSSKWFKTKRADFATFAWQQGYGVFSVSQSQLTVVRQYIQKQKEHHRNIKPKDELRVLLAKHRISFDEKDL
- a CDS encoding DUF2608 domain-containing protein, which gives rise to MSALLFLLLFAGSCATLQVKKPVSEPEIHEISSIKELENWIVPDTLVLFDLDNTLFESTDMVGHANWFNDMLKKYPDRQDEILKRSWGAIDRTDVRLIEEIAPKVIANLQKRGVSVMALTSRNLILLDATLRQVKSVGIDFSKTSHFEDSAYYHEGILFAHNNYPKGQALLNYLKDISFKPKRIILVDDLKKNLEDVCSVTGAIGLYYPIVDHKRHLEWDEKEAERRWLSP